The genomic stretch TGATTCCACTTAAAGAATCCAAACCTTTGGAATTGCTGGAAAAGGACTCAACATCAGTGGTCAAACCAAATCCAGAGCCATTACCaaaaccaccaccaccaccactagaAATGCTCATATCACTAAAGCCACTCTCAATTCTTCCAGATCCCATTGACTGCAAGGACATAAAGCCTCCTTTTTCACCTCTATTCTTCTCAATCTGCAGGATACATAAGAGTTTCAAATTGCAATACAACACAAGAAACTATGGAAGGCACCAATTAGAAAAGGAACCACTACATAACCATAAAAAAGTACCTTGCTTTTGTCAATCTCATTAGCTCTGCGCCTCATGGCTTCCTTGGTTTCATTGATTTTGCTCAGCAATACCAGCCTGTGCAACTTCTCTTCATGACTCTCCATCTCACAATACTGCTTGACCTGTGCAACTGTCACATTTTCTTTGTGCCCAAGAGAGATGACTTCATCAAAAGCAAAAATCAGCTCAAAACCTGTCTTGCAAATACCCTCCTCATCTAGTGAGTAGGAATATTCAGGTACCTAAAAACATTAAGGAATACACAATACAATCTTTCTACATAAAATGGGATTAACAGTCTCGGAAACACATGCACAGatctgaaaattttgattaaaaatgtaaaaataatatgtgGCATGCatcaaaaaattgtaataagCTAGAAACGACGAAGGAATAATCacgtaatataaatatatacaagaaAAGCAGGTTCCAGATCCACAGTGGTAAATCCGTGACAACAAACAGAAGTCATATTTCCTATCAAAAATGGGCAACTAGCAAGAGTCATAAATTGTCAATCTTGATTTAAGGAGATGACAAGTAAACAAAGAGTAGCTCTAAAAGGATACAAGCTTGGAGAGCAGCCTCAGAGTTTCCAGATCTTCTAGGATGTTGCTCTGCTTGTTTGTAACAAGTAACAAGTACAAAGCTTCTATTGGCTGGTAAACATAGCGGACATTTTCTGTTTCAACATATGTATGTTGTTTTCCTGTGCCCACCAACTTAGGAAAAGCTGCAAGAAGACCCTCAATTCGTATACGAGACATATCCACAAACTGCCTAGAAACAAGCACTGCATGGAATAAAGGATGTAAAGAAGAGAAACCAAAAGTAGTCActgtaaaatattatcataagcAAGCAAAACAACAGTGCATGGTGTAGATGAGAGATAAGAATGAGAGATAGAACCCAAAACCAATGAAAGCAAGGACTAATGCCAGGCTGTTAATATGATACCAAACAACTTTTAACAGCCAAACACCATCTTCGTGGCATGCTTATTAAGTGCCTCATTGTTATGTATAAACAAAGTTCATGAATCAATTAAAAGAGAACTTAGCAAAGTCAGCACATAAATATTATGAAACTATTACAGTAATGACATTggaaactattttttttcttttgctgcaTATAAAACTTTCAACATACAATGGCAGGcaataagcaagaaaaaaaatatacaatttgcttttataaataaagaaataactcACCTTTCCCAGATTTGGTCACAATAGAAGCTGCAAGAACAACCTGTAtcacaaataaaagatataaagaaggaaattttcattcaaaatcaaTGAATCAATTGATCATCCTGTCATCTCTACACAACAGAAATTATTAACAAGCAtctctattaataaaatacatagcTTTGGAGAAAGCTCAAACAGTCACAAGAGTTCTAAAGACTTTCTAACCCAATGTGATGATCGGATTAATTGCTCAGGTTACTCACTCCTTACCAAACTGCTCTATGtgtgaaaaagataaaagaatatgCTAAAGTCACCTCCAACAAGTTTACTGATAAATTCTAATCTTTCTACTCTCCACATGCAGTTTTGATTCACATAATAAACTGACTTAAACACATTTTCAAGTGTAATCTAGCCGTAGTCAACCTTGGTTTGTTTGAACCCAAAGCCAGAAAAATAAGGTCCACAAGCAACACCATACAAGCTACAGCCCCTTGACTACCTATCATGGGCCTAAACAACCTTATACCAAGAGATTtggtattataaaaaaaaaaaaaaaaccaatggTACAGCCCAGCAAAAACTTTGGGACAGAATGATAATATTCAATATGCGgacaaaacaagaaaatcaatTCACCGATGACAGAAAATCCATATTACAATGTGAAAGATCAGCTAATCAGTAGATTTAGACTTCTATAATACAGTCTCCAAAAAATATCTTCTACTCTCACAATAactttacattataattttactatGAAAATTGCAATTCATATAAACAGATCTGAAAAATACCGAAATGAAGCTGACCTTATACTTGCACTAATAGTACGTAAACAGCATAATCTTATTAGTTTCAAAAAGTAAAGAACAACAGTATGCAACATCTAAATTCATGTAAATTTCATcatatcatttcatttcattaaaaaaatgacaaaacttaccATTTTGGCTTGCGCAGAACCAACCACCACAATAAGCGAAACCTGAAATATCAAATAGAACAATATATCTAACatttccataattcaattacaAAACTCGAGATCCCATTCAATTACAGTAAGATCTCACTAATCCAcaaaatacaaatcaaaattaactcGTCCGTTTTGTTTTCGAGGAAAAGCATCCAATGTAAagcaaattagaaaataaagaatTCTTGGATCTGAGATCTACATGTCCTGATTCCTACAGCGTAAAACGAAAATCTAAACTTTCAATAGATATCAGAGTGAAATAGAAGCACAAATCGAGGGCGGAGATTGCAGCGGAGAGAAATTTAACGGTGGAAATCAGAGAGGGACTCACCTGGAATTCGATCTACTCTGCAAATGTGTGTAACACTCTTCTTCAGAAGCAAAGAGAAATTGGCGAGAGAATTTGTGAAGTCGGGTAAGAACATAAAAGATCTGCGTTTAACGAGGCCATCTCTCTTTTGGGCCGGGGCCCGGGTATTCAGTTGGGTACCCGCCTTGGtggtaattaaataaattaaacttaaaaatcaagaaatccTTATGATGCATTTGAGTAAAAAgtattaaagattattttaataatttattatttattatttatattattttatttagtttataaataataaaatatttcgataatattttattatcaatagtgatgtgAGAAGTAATATAAGAGAGAATCCgattatcattttcatcataagtattaaaatattatcaaagtaatctttatcttattataactatatctttatttatttattttttaaataaaaaataatcttatttttaattaatataataaataacataaaaaaatttaaaaaaattatactcaagtgtatttaagtaaaataatatactagtatttttttattacttctaaccaaatataacaattatttatatctatccagtttattaaattttatcaaacatagtaataatttatacctagtaatcctcaaaataatctattttcaaagtaattttttaattttagtaataaaacattcttcAAACCAAATACTTTTTACAAGTATtatcaaatgaataaataatattgtttggtAAAATGAAGAGTATTATTGGATAGACAAACGagtttattcaaaccaaactatcaaactaaagttttaacttaaaatcaatttattcataCCAAAATGCAAATCCACCCCTACTTATATTCATGGTTAATATGTGagtaaaataactttatttacAAGGTTAGATTTGGTatgaactttttaaacttaaattcaattttgaattaaattatttgagttaaagttaaatattgaatttattttcattaaaaaaaattgaatttgagttaatacaaacatttaagttttaactaatttacattaaatttaaaattaaattaacttttaattgaGGTTGAGTTACAACTTATTGATTTTAAGTTGGACTAAGTTTggactaaactcaaatttaatcttACCCTATTGATTACAAAGTAATGTGTCAGCTCatccaatttaaatttattataatataaataaatccatttttgttttaattaggTTTAATCATTAACAATAACACTCTATGCaggtttggtttgagttttggCATCCATAATGCTTAACTCTCACCATCATTTTGTTAGTGTAGAAAAACCctaatataattctaatttacaTAACATATGGTTGGCTGGTAGAGAGTAgtattatagtaatatattattatttatataaaaaattatacgcataattttatcatattagtGACATTAGCGATTTAAATGAACAAAGCAAAGTTTAACTATAATTGGTttaaaacatacatacatacatacatacatatatatatatatatacacacacacacacacacacatatatatatatatataattggagttttttataaaactatatttttaaagaaatatttattatttgtcactttatattcaaaattaaaaaaataaagatataaatactatcatttaaaatttttaaaaatttactaatatttttactaataaaataatattgtttatgaCTATTAAAAACTATCAATCTACTCATCAAATTTAGCTTTGAGATtcatttttaagaattaaataatattgttcgAAATGGACATTCAGTTAAAAAGTTGAATtctagttaaaattttaatttaataactcaattcaaatttggtctattttttctctaattatattatttatctcatcagtaaatactatttattttattagcgACTTTCTAACCAAATATCTGGTTAGctcaaattaatttgagttgTCCATAATATATTcgaactaaatttgagttaacccatatttaaactcgattcaaatttatcCTCAGTCAGGGTTCTTATGAATTACAAACATACAACACAGaacattatataaattatttttcaatatatattataatataagttcAGAGTTTAATCACGCACactaaaacatatatattaaactgttcaatttataattataaaaggtCTTCATTTATATCTGTCAAGGCTCCTAAATAAACCTTCTTCTTCTCCCTGAGAATCCGATACCAGTTCAATCTTCATTCTGCAACCAATATTTAATCATGTTCCTGCATGGCcgattaattaacaaataatggAATTCATTGTTTTACTTACCATAATTGGGGCAGTGAAGATTGAAGTCTTGAAGATTTGGCTGAAGAGGCTGAAGCCTGTAGGGGTGACAATCAGGAATGGCGAGCTCAAGAACACCACGGGGCTGTGCCTCGCCGGCAAACGGGAATTGTTCGAGCACCTGTCGAGGCTCTTCGATTTTTGTTGCCATTGTTAACACTGCTTCAGCTGCCTGTGCTTGCTGTTGCTGCCAGGCAGCTGCCTCATGGTCCCTAATCTATaacacaaaatcaaatcaaatcaaaccatttcattttcatgatcttctaaaatataaattataatatcaaaatgtgtTTTTTTCAATAGATTTTGAACACTTACTAGTCCATATATTTGTTCGTTTTCCTCCTCTAACAGTCGCCCCTAAAcataaacaatgaaaaattagtacttaaaagtttttaattaaaaaatagtttcgACAATTTACATTGTATTTTAgctttttaaacttattttcgtattaaaaatcaaacaaatctAAGGGTAGATTCGAGCCGAACCGAATCATTAAGCTCAGTTCTAATACAATACGGCCAACTCTCGCTCGAACCGGTACTGTGTTCGACAAAAAACTGTAtgagaagaagaacaagaatggttatccaaaataaagaaaaagaattgttgagaagataaaatattgttaaaaaagatgaatttatTAATGACTCAATCAAATTAAGTTAGCTTGACTCAAGGTATGACTATCCTTACTCAAGCTCAGCCAGTTCAAGTTGAAAAATGAGAGAATTCGGCTCGGATCCACCCTTAATTGCAAACCCaatgtatttatgtttttttcaatatgtctatttttaacaataatataattgaagaGTTACCTTCCTCCTCATATTGTCTGCCTGCTGCTGCAAGAGCTCAAACTGCAAGACCAAGATcaataatttttgataaatcaGAAGAGCTTACACATGAATTAATGTAAATCAATGGAAGAAAAGTGAAACCTTTCTGGCTCGAACTTTGATAATTGAGCGTTCAAGTTGGTGTTCAAGTTCAGCCAGTTCTTCATAATTCACACAGCTCAAGTCATCGCAAGTGTAGCGTTGCAGACTCAGTTGAAGATTCTGGGTTTCCCTTCTCATTCTTCTTAATTCATCATGAATTTGTCCCTGCAAAATTTCACGCTAAAAATCAGACTGACAAAAATccaaactttaattaaattacaaacaGCCAGAAATGAATAATTGAATCCAAGAAGTTAATTAATTTACCACATCGTGATTAATGGTCTCCGGAATTCTCATTCCTTTGGCCAGCTGATACCTTCTTATCAGCTGCTCCATGCTGCTTCAAATGCAAGTTCAAAATACAATTAAAGACACAGAAAATTTATGAAAGctagaggaagaagaagaaaataaccctacttttgaagaagaagaagaagaaagagaaatacATAACAGGGAGAATTTAGGAGGAGTAAGATTAGTTTGACCTGGTGGTTTCACTGCAGTACTCAAACAATTTTCCAGTGCTGGAGAAGATGATGAGGCCTATTTGAGCATCACACAGCACAGAGAGTTCATGAGTCTTCTTGAGGAGCCCAACACGGCGTTTTGAGAAGGTAACTTGCCTGTTCGTCCGGTTCTCGATCTTGGTGATGACTATCTTTCCCCTTCCCATTATTTATACTGGTTTGAAAGTTCTAAAAACTTCAAATCCTTGACACAAATTGTAATCAatattgaagaagatgatgaaaaagtGGAAACTGGGTtactaaaaaccctaaaaagtgagagagaagaagcaagagaaaagaaaaatggagaGAGTTATTGTTATTACCTCTTTAATTAATTCTGCAGCCCTTAATttctaattcttcttctttgcttttTGTAATGGAAATTTGCTTGAACTGGTGTTTCTAAAGAGAGGTtatttatatgtacatatttgcAAGCACACAAACATTCTGAACTTCTTAGTGTCTTCCTTTTAAGAGTAAATTTACGAAAATGCCTTTAATTACATGCATTCACTTACACCCATGAATAATAGTGTGTTAAGCCTAATGGTCctttatgtaattagatatcattttatctgtaattacttaatcatataataacaataacacaTAAGTGTTTGTGCTTATACTAATTGTTAGTACATAAAgtattattcaattttgtttataaactttttatgtTCAAAAGGGCTTATTACATTTGTTTCAATCCGATTAATAtcgttaaaatatattatttttgttctaactAGGGATGTAAtctattcaaattgaactaaactcaaaGTTAGATCAAACTTTTATAATACTAACTCAAACTGATTCGAGTTGGGATATAATATCATCGAAAgattattaatatgataaacAATATCACTAATGAAATGAATAGATTACCGAATGGATAAACCAGTTGATCTTACAAGCTCAAGATCAGCTTGCTTAAGCCAAGTGAAAAATTCAAGTCAAGTGAGTTTAGATTGGATCCATGCGTAGCTCCAACACAAGCAAGTGCCACCAAaatatcatctttcaaagatatttattttgatacattcaaatattttacaAGCATGgtagtttaattttatatcatattgtatatcaaaaacctaattttttacaTCGTATagtatattatatcgtattataaaatacatcttttttaaatataataataatcaaataatttaattattatatcatcctctttaaaaaatatcacaaacactcgttaagattctaaaatttttcgaatatatttttgtcacatcatcatttttttaaaatagtgtatcgatctatataaaaaatatatatcatattacactagttttttatataacttgtaaaaatgtatatcattttttacttgTATAGTATCGTATTATAAGTATTAATAACTATGTATATCAAATACtcttattaattgaaaaaaaaaaatcttttttctttttttacagACAATTATCCATCTGcaactaatatttaattagttgttACAGTGCATGTGAAAGTTGCTGATGAAGATCATATAAATGATCACAGATGTTGATATTGCTATATAATCGTCTGTAATAAGGTCAAACCTGTAGCTTAAAGAAGTGATAAATAAGATCAGAATAAATAATAACTTCAGTGACCAATAATGGAAGAATGAGCGACAATCAGAAAAGAAGATGTGAACATGACCTCGTCTGTCATTAAACATTGCCGAATAGGGAAAGCTTCAAATTTTTGAAGCGAAAACCATAGCAACCCAGAATGGAATTAAAGAAGGCGATGTCCCTTTTAGTCTTAGTGCTTGTCTAGTTTCAACAAGCTAATTAGAGCCTTAGTCATTAAGCACCAATACCATACTTTATCTTTCATGAGATCTTTTAGACTCACTGATTCAAACACTTTCTGCAATTTACAGTTTCCCCGAAACATCGTTCACTTCTTTGGCTTCGGGATAAACCCTAATGATTCATCACATTTTGTTAGGCAGTGTGAACATGACCTCTGAAGTCAATCTTTGAAGTCGGGGAGCATACGAAACAAGTCGGCCCCAAACATCCTCTTACTCAGGTTtggtttaattaaaaattatggtagTTCGAATTTGTTAagccaaaattaaaaatagtttaaattaggTTCGGTCCTTAAATTTGAAGATTAAAGCTTGATTGGAGTTCATgcctcaaatttataattcaaattcatggtttattaataaattgacATCATTATACTCAATAATGGGTAAAACGATctcattttgataattttttgatataactTGAATCAGGttacaagtcaaacttgaatcgaATTGAACCATTACCTGACTTGTAAGTTGGATCAAATCAAATTTCCTCTAACTCAATTTAAGAAATGAGTTGACCCACCCTCTTAGCTTAAgctcaattcgagtttgatctaaacgaattcaaattaagtcaaattgaGTTGCATCGATTTTTAAAACCAAGCCGACTTAGTTAGGGTCCAATCTTGCCTTGAAACACAACTAGATGCAACGAACTACGGATAATCATTAGTTGACTCTTCAACTTGAAGCTTATAGTAGAATCAAGACTTAAACACTAGGACCAATAACCACCAACTAAACAATATGATACATACAACCAATTACTGTTGTAAAAACTAGTTGAATTCCACACCACAACATCTTACAACGATCATCCAAAAAAGATATtgactttcacataaataaaaatgtcatcaatataGTATAATTTcgtttatttaaattcaaaatcataggttaaaaccctaagaaaaataaggattcaaatatactttttaaatgaagagagaaaaagaatggAGAGGTGAAAACTCAGAAAATATACTAGagatattataaactattacaTTATTCGTTCATTATACAAAAAGAGTGAGAACATTGTGATTTTGATCATCAGACTAAATAACGTAAAATCTTTAGTGTCTCTAACTTGTCTTAATCCATTTTCATAACAATTTCACACATCCATAATAGACTTACTCAAATCttagtataatataattactACTATCGTGCCctattttttacataaatctaTAAATTACGTATATCAGTTATTCATGAGAAATCACATTAACAACATTGAACCGTTTGGTTTACGTCATGAAGTCTTAGTTTCCACCTCAAAGTTGCAAATCAAGCGCCGAGAATTTCTGaattgtaaaacaaaaatataacataattaatcaCTTACGTGCCATAATAAAACTTTCCTTAATTTTTAATGGAGAATATGTTAATAATGTAAGCTAATCTTAATTCCTTAAGATGCTAATAAATGCATGATCTCATGGCAACTTCATCAGCTAGCTTGAAGAGAGCTAAATAAGGTGttcttaaaatattgttttgaaacTTGTATTGAATTGATCGGTTGAACCGATTTAACTAAGATCTAGTGATCAATCTAGTATGGGTAATTCAAGCTAAACATCAATTTGAGAGAACATGGTTCGACTTGAGTCAATCTCTAAActcaacattaaaaaattatcataattaaaaacatctaaaagttttattgtttcaatcggaaaatatgaaagtttggtttttttaatagataatcttaaaatttgatcccttcaattaaaaaaatttaatctctttaataaaaa from Mangifera indica cultivar Alphonso chromosome 6, CATAS_Mindica_2.1, whole genome shotgun sequence encodes the following:
- the LOC123219505 gene encoding MADS-box protein defh21-like isoform X1, producing the protein MGRGKIVITKIENRTNRQVTFSKRRVGLLKKTHELSVLCDAQIGLIIFSSTGKLFEYCSETTSMEQLIRRYQLAKGMRIPETINHDVGQIHDELRRMRRETQNLQLSLQRYTCDDLSCVNYEELAELEHQLERSIIKVRARKFELLQQQADNMRRKFFVEHSTGSSESWPYCIRTELNDSGRLLEEENEQIYGLIRDHEAAAWQQQQAQAAEAVLTMATKIEEPRQVLEQFPFAGEAQPRGVLELAIPDCHPYRLQPLQPNLQDFNLHCPNYE
- the LOC123219505 gene encoding MADS-box protein defh21-like isoform X2 yields the protein MGRGKIVITKIENRTNRQVTFSKRRVGLLKKTHELSVLCDAQIGLIIFSSTGKLFEYCSETTSMEQLIRRYQLAKGMRIPETINHDVGQIHDELRRMRRETQNLQLSLQRYTCDDLSCVNYEELAELEHQLERSIIKVRARKFELLQQQADNMRRKGRLLEEENEQIYGLIRDHEAAAWQQQQAQAAEAVLTMATKIEEPRQVLEQFPFAGEAQPRGVLELAIPDCHPYRLQPLQPNLQDFNLHCPNYE